The DNA segment TGAAACGTTATGGTGAGTGGTAAGGGTGACATGCAGGGTGGAGTGTGAGAGGTGAGGGGCATGGGTTTGGTGCAAGGGATGGAGGGTGTGGGGTATGGCCTAGGCTGTTGGGTGGAGTGTGAGGGGGTGGTAGGGAGTATGGATCAAGGTGTGAGGGATGGAGGGTGTGGGGTATGGACTGGGCTGTTGGGTGGAGCGTGAGGGGGTGGTAGGGAGTATGGATCAAGGTGTGAGGGATGGAGGGTGTGGGGTATGGACTAGGCTGTTGGGTGGAGTGTGAGGGGATGGTGGGGAATATGGATAGGGGTGTGAGGGATGGAGGGTGTGGCATATGGACTGGGCTGTTGGGTGGAGTGTGATGGGGTGGTGGGGAGTATGGATCAGGGTGTGTGAGATGGAGGGTGTGCGGTACGAACTGGGCTGTTGGGTGAAGTGTGCGGGGGTGGTGGGTAGTATGGGTAGGGGTGTGAGGGAAGGAGAACAGGGGTACAGCATTTAATCCTGgattttcacccacagtgcaacaCAAAGCTTGCCAAAAACCCTGTAAAAGATTAAAGGAAAACTTGTactttcatgcgttcccttatttgtttcctgcGGTATATGTAGTTCTGTCTCAAGAGTTCAAGATCTCTATCACTGGCAACATTCAATAAAGATATCTTGTAATATCTACTGAATATGTACAACATACATTGTTACAAATATTACATGGTTTGTCATAGTTGGTtcatattttatcataaaagaATGACATATTTCATGCTCTTCCCAAGAATACCCATAATCTCAAAGTTCAAAGTCAAACAATTCACCTGAACATATTTATCAATGACAAAATGACTCAAAACGTGCAATGATAATCTTTATCCTAATGACCTTGAACCTACAATTTGCCTAgttatcaaaaagaaaaataacCTTACATAATATCATCCAAACCACATATATCAAAGCACAATCCATGTTCTAAAGACCACCCATACAAGACCAAAgatcacacaacaaacaaacaaatctattCAAAAACCTGACATCATCGGACCAAAATAACAATGACTTAGACAACACCAAATTTGGAAGTCCTTCAGACCCAGAGGCCAAATCTTGGCTGTAGATAGAGCAGTAGATAACAGGCAATAATTGCAGGAAGAATGGGTCTAATGTGCCCTTTAAACTTGAGCTCTCTTGTAACACAGGCAATTACTTAGATATCTCAGTAAATCAGGGCCAAGAAGAAGGACTTCATTTGCATATCTGGCAGCCATTCCTCAGAGGATCTTCTTATCTGTGAGCTTCTGGACAAAGTCTTGGTGGTTAGCAGGTTCTGAAGGGAATCTACAGTCTGCACCTCTGGGAATTTCACACTCAGACATTTTCTTGAAGGAGGCCATCTTTATGACAAGAACAAGGAGAGAATCTGATTCTCACAAGAATTCTTCAGACTGACAAAGAGTCTAGGCTAAAACATATATTCCTTAAAAAAAATGAAGGTAAAAATGATGAGCATGGATATATATTCCAGTAATCCTAACCATGTCTGTTACTGTAGAATTATGTAAAATGGTGGTAATTTTGTAATgtgaatgaaaaaaacaaacaaatactcaAAACAGTAATTAAGTGACACATAGACAACAAGTGAAGTATAactgtcatgtcatatttatgtATTAAGTAATATCATATCATCAAAATCCATGACAGAAAGATGGAATCTACCAAGACTACTGCACTGAGATTAAGTCACTTTAAGAAACATTGCCTTGTGCAGCTACATAAAATTACTTTTCAATTACTTTTTTTCATTCAAGCCATGTGAGATGCTTACACTTTTCACGGAAACTTAGTGTTATCTCTGATAATATGAACAACGTTTACGCACATGTATGCCTGCTCCTTCTAGTCCCAACCACTCAAAGTGTTACTGTGCCATCTGCCCAAAATACTGCAGATATGGCACTCACAGACCATATACTGACTGTGAGTCAACCAGTCACAGTTTAACCCCCTAAACTGTCATTTGACCCCCTTAATTATTGTCGAGTATGAGGCTGGTTAGTTGCAAGTGCCAACATGAACAACGTTTTAACCTCTACACTACCCCTCTAACACagaagtgagtgattgagtaagtgagtatgggttCATgtcttttttagcaatattccagcaacatcacagagaggacaacagaaatgggcttcacacattgtacgcaagtacagaattgaacccaggtcttcaggaTGAtcagagaacgctttaaccactaggctaccccaatgccCAACACTACCACAGGAACAGACACAATGCATCATCAAGAGACAAATGGCATATACATGCACCAGAAAGgtgcagggagacccagaaaattggacttctcagattgcgtccggctgggaattttagcgtctaaaaagcaaagggcaagcatctccaacatcaggtatgaaatgatagaaaggggatcaacagttgtatcaaaatctacagttagaagaaatttgattgatcttggatgggagaaaaagactggaattccttctcctctcatgaagcaagaacataaagacaggcgtgttgagtggtgtttggcacatgaaaactttgactgggaaaatgtgatttttactgatgaaagctcaatatgggtatatcccaataatgtgaaaatatggacaaagtctgcgtcagcaccgttgtatcgacgacctaaatacagcccaaagtttcatgtatggggagggatatccttattaggaacgaccccgctgtgtgtgtttgagggaaatctgacaagtcaacgctacactaacatattagataattttctccttccaagtgcacatgtgttttatggaaatgactggattttgcagcaagataatgatcctaaacacaccgcaaaacatgccaagcagtggtttcaggagaaaaatgtgactgcattaccatttcctgcatatagtcctgtcttaaatcccattgagaacatttgggggatgatgaaggaatgtgtgaatcaaaaggggttgacaaaaattgaagacatgaagagagaagtggtccgatactgggacagcataactcacgagacactaacctctctgataggaagtatgcctacccgtcttagactgtgccgtgaagctcaaggagacttgataaaatattaaattgttacctacacaacatgaaaaggtcagttcactttcacaatacattcaattttatctgatttgttctcgtttaataatatgaaatgctttagctattctcaataattttgaaccatactgtatatcatAATATTGTTAATGCCAAGCATGCAATATACTAAGGTTATAACAAACTCAGTGGGACCACTAACTTATAACAATAGCCAGTTATAAACATTTCATGTGTCCGACATCCTCGATGATGTCATGTGAATATAACATGTTCTTCAAATAACAAATGTGTACGCCGTGTGTGTAGTTGCATTctgttgataaaaataataatttgtaacatatgttatctctgggattacactttcttagcatTAAGTACCTATTCTAGTATTTTgagggttgagtcccatctgggattcgtaCCCACAACCTCAGATTCAAcccccaaaagtactagaatccgtactatactaagaaagtgtaatgccAGTATATAACATGATGCTACATTTGAGCATTTTCTatgtggcattgtgtaatcagagCACAAACATTGTAGCTGACCATGGATTCACCAGTCCACAAAGTGAGTTTGAAATATTACTTTCA comes from the Haliotis asinina isolate JCU_RB_2024 chromosome 12, JCU_Hal_asi_v2, whole genome shotgun sequence genome and includes:
- the LOC137258724 gene encoding uncharacterized protein, translated to MLAIYSSDISQYCHRAKVNKTSPRASPKDASLNLRGFWQALCCTVGENPGLNAVPLFSFPHTPTHTTHHPRTLHPTAQFVPHTLHLTHPDPYSPPPHHTPPNSPVHMPHPPSLTPLSIFPTIPSHSTQQPSPYPTPSIPHTLIHTPYHPLTLHPTAQSIPHTLHPSHLDPYSLPPPHTPPNSLGHTPHPPSLAPNPCPSPLTLHPACHPYHSP